GATTGCGAGTGGCTCTGTCTCTCTGGGTGAGGAAGGGTTGACCCAAGGGGGCGAGGAAGAGACAGGGGGTGGAGAGCAGGAGGGGGGAGATCTTTTTAATCTGGGAGGGGATTTTGAAGGGAAGTGTGATACCGAAGAAGGGAAGATTAACCTCAATGCCTTCCGACCTTCTGCGAGGGGAGTTGGTGGAGTAGGCGTCTTACCCGGCGCCTTCGAAAACGAAGAAGGGGCTGTCAATCCCGCGGCCAGTCGTACGTATGAAAATCAAAAAAGCCTCCTCGTTTCGCTTCTGACCCAACCAGAATTTGAAAAGACCTCCGGGGGGAGTGTTGACAGTATGCGGAAGATCGCAACGGCGATTGCCGATTGGGTAGACTTGGATGACCGGATTAACGAAGCGGCCGGTCTTCAAGGGGGTTATGAAGATGCCGATTATTCAGATCTTCCCTACAAACCGAAAAATGGAAAATTTGCGACAAAGGCAGAGCTTCTTTTGATTCCCAATCTAGGGGATGAGCTCTTCCAGTTGATGGAGCCGAGTGTGACGGTGTACGGAGACGATAAAATTAATATCTGTCAATCCAGTGATGAGACGATTCGAGCCTTTTTACAAAACTATAGTCAGACGACACCCGGTGCCTTTCCGTTCAATCCCAACGACGAAACCCGTGTTGCCTCTTTGATCGATGCGATCCGTGAGGCCTGCTCACAACCAAATCCAAGGCCAGCACAGATCGCCCAGGTGATTACCTCTGCCCTTGGAGGCCAGGCAGGTACTGAACAGGCAGGTACTGGAGAAGAGGGAGGGGAGGTTACCGAAGGGAGGGCCAAGGGGCGACGTCCCAAGGGAGGGGGATCTGGGTTGGCCTCACAGATTCGGACGGAGAATCGCTTCTATTCTCTGGAGGCGACAGGAACCGTGGGGGAGATCGAGGTTCGGATTCGGTCGGTCCTGGATACGAACGGGACTAATCCTAACTTATGGAAAATACTTTATTATCGGGTCGAATAAAGGTAGTATAAAAACAATGTCACAGCGAATATTGGGCGTCGATGTTGGCAGCTACTCGATCAAGGTGGTCGAGATCCAGCGTTCCCTTCGTGAATTTGAGGTGGTTGGATTTTATGAGCAGCCGGTAACCTCTTCGACAGAGGGGGCAGAGGCTCAGGCGATCCAGCGTCTTTTCGAGGAGTACAATCTGAGCGGGGAGTTTATTTATTCAGCCCTCCCCGGCCATTTTACCGCCTTTCGATCAATTGACCTCCCCTTCAGCAATTTCAAGAAAATTGATTCGACGATTGAGTTTGAAATGGAGAACTATCTTCCGATTCCCTTGGAAGAGGCGGTTGTTGATTATAAGATCCTTTCCTCCGAAAAGACCCACTCCCGCGTGCTTGTCGCCTACTCGAGGAAGGGAGAGTTCATTAAATTTTTAAATCGGTTTGGTGGGGCAGAGCTCGATCCTCGGTTTGTCGGATCCGAGTTGGTCGAAATGACGAACCTTGTCAAACTCGGGGTCGCTGTGCCCGAAGGGGCTTATGCCATTGTGGATCTCGGACATCTGAAAACCAATATTTGTATCTTTCTGGGGGGTGAATTGCGTTCGGCACGGACGATTATGACAGGAGGACGTGACCTGACCCACACGATTGCCCAGAGCCTCAAGATTTCGGAGGCAGAGGCTGAAAAGATCAAGGTCGAAATGGGACAGGTTGGAGAGAGCGCCGAAATTGTCGATCCGATGGTCCAACAGGTTGCTGAAGCGATCAAGAAACCGTTGAGCGAGCTTCTTGTTCAGCTTCGACAGACCTTTGTCGGGTTTCAGGAAGAAACAGGGGAGGTGGTTTCAGCGCTTCTGCTGACCGGTGGCACCTCTCGGCTGAACGGAATTGATCAATTTGTCTCAAAAACTCTGAGGAAAAATGTCAGTTTTCTGGACTGTCTGGAAATCCCCGCCAACCGCTTGCATGATTCTGCCTGGGCGCGACCGATTATCGCACCTGCCTTGTCACTCGCTTATCGCGGGGTGATCGGAGGGGGAACGAGGGATCTGCAGTTTCGTCGCGGTGAATTTGCCTATCGGGGCGAGATTCGTGATTTGGTCGGATTGGTCAGGAGTGTTGCGATCCAGATTGGAATTATCAGCTTTTTTGTCTTGGGGACTTTTCTGATCAGTTATTTCAGTCTTCGGGATCGTCTCAAGGATCAGCAAGAACAACTCGCCTCCA
This genomic window from Deltaproteobacteria bacterium contains:
- a CDS encoding general secretion pathway protein GspK gives rise to the protein MGKWKSESGVALMIVLASLLIVSTVVVEFAYNAHVAYSVATTLRNRMKAYYLAQSAMNLTRLQLSKERQMRQQFASLLSEMSGTGVSNDPFCKMFPLSTQMIQGIASGSVSLGEEGLTQGGEEETGGGEQEGGDLFNLGGDFEGKCDTEEGKINLNAFRPSARGVGGVGVLPGAFENEEGAVNPAASRTYENQKSLLVSLLTQPEFEKTSGGSVDSMRKIATAIADWVDLDDRINEAAGLQGGYEDADYSDLPYKPKNGKFATKAELLLIPNLGDELFQLMEPSVTVYGDDKINICQSSDETIRAFLQNYSQTTPGAFPFNPNDETRVASLIDAIREACSQPNPRPAQIAQVITSALGGQAGTEQAGTGEEGGEVTEGRAKGRRPKGGGSGLASQIRTENRFYSLEATGTVGEIEVRIRSVLDTNGTNPNLWKILYYRVE
- the pilM gene encoding pilus assembly protein PilM, yielding MSQRILGVDVGSYSIKVVEIQRSLREFEVVGFYEQPVTSSTEGAEAQAIQRLFEEYNLSGEFIYSALPGHFTAFRSIDLPFSNFKKIDSTIEFEMENYLPIPLEEAVVDYKILSSEKTHSRVLVAYSRKGEFIKFLNRFGGAELDPRFVGSELVEMTNLVKLGVAVPEGAYAIVDLGHLKTNICIFLGGELRSARTIMTGGRDLTHTIAQSLKISEAEAEKIKVEMGQVGESAEIVDPMVQQVAEAIKKPLSELLVQLRQTFVGFQEETGEVVSALLLTGGTSRLNGIDQFVSKTLRKNVSFLDCLEIPANRLHDSAWARPIIAPALSLAYRGVIGGGTRDLQFRRGEFAYRGEIRDLVGLVRSVAIQIGIISFFVLGTFLISYFSLRDRLKDQQEQLASMAAETLPELPKKSLSQPKNVLSILSGRIGESTEKRRKLQEETALSVLEILKGVSKALPNRETIQIDVDQFTLTAGKIRLTGQTNSFEAVDQIKTALASSPQFQNVATTNVRKGVGDQVKFDISFDVKLGEGGEAEVVKGGDEGGA